ATCACTAGCTATGTGTTCAAGATCTTCTGATCATCATAAAAAATAGATTCACTGATCTGGGTCCCTAGCTTGTCAGCTTAATTATGTATGGAAGCGAGGCAATTGATTGAAAATTCATTTAGAACGACAATCAAGTACATGcatttgagaaagaaaaagatttcaaaactGGATCAAGTACCCAGCCAAAAGAGAAAGAATCAAACTCGGGCAGTACTGTACGACGTGTGTCCATTGCAGCTAGCTAGAGTTTGTAGATCTTGGCGAAAGATATGATTGTCAGTGACTCATACCCCTAAAAGCTATCAAATGATCAACTGAACATGCATGTGCTGTGGCTTCCGATGAATCAAGATGATGCATTCCCTGTCATCAAATCCCGAGAGATGAAATGGCATAAAAAAACTCCCTAGCTCGAGCAATATCGCCTAGTCTTAAGCTATATACAAGCTGAAGGAGTAGTACTACCTTTCTGAGTTGTGAAAATTAAtttgagtttaaaatattttgtggCAACAGAACATATAATCATCCCTGCGGGACCATATAACGTAGATGGTTGTGTTAATTATTCAGGATACAGATCACGCAGACAAAAGTGAAAAGTTCATCACGAAGTGGTTCTCCTGCCATTTTTATTAATTGTGTGCTTTATCAGCTTGTACCTAACTTTTTGTTACAGCGAATTGCAGAAACCCAAGAACCCAAATTTGCATACTTGATCGGCCTTTGCCTTGAACGCCCTGAAATGAATGCTGGATTCTATATATATCCAGCTTGAGCAGTACTATTTAAGACCGGAACCTTTGCCTGCAAGACTGGCAAGTGATCTCCATGCACGTAGAGTCTATCTGGCGCGTCGCCCTCTCCTTCATTCTTTCTGCTCTTTCCACCTCTTCCCTGGCCCTCTCCCACAGGTGCCTTGCTCGCGCAAACTCCGACTGCGCCAACTCCATTTCTCTCCTCGTCAGCTCCCTCACTCGTTCTGCATACGCTTTCTCTATTGCCGCCAGCCGAACTTGCTCCGCCGCCTGCCATTTCAAAGCATCGACACAGCTCGTCTCGGACTTGACATCGTCGCAGGCACAGAGACTAGGACCAGAGAGAATACAATCCGAAGGTGGCTGGATTGGCCTTAAGCTGATTGATAACTGCAGGTCTAGTGCTTGGCCGTGAAAGCTGGAGTTACGATCAGACACCGTTGATCGACTCCTTGTCGAAGACGAGTCAGATGGCCAAGATGACATGattgatgaagaagaaggtaGAGAGTATGGAGCAGGAAGTAACTGCAACTCCTTTTGATCGTCCTCTTCCATTGATCAAAGGAATTGAAAAGGGTCTAGCTAAGCTAGCTAGGTGCAGTACTGGAAATGATCAATTAAGAAGGTGGTGGTGAGGGGAGTTAGGCCTTGTGGGGGGTTACCAGAAACTTGTGGCTGTATATAAAGAATCTCAAGTTGTTCAAGTTACTAGTATGCCCTATGCTTCCCATGCAAAATGTCTTAACCCCCTCCCAAACCATGATAAGGATAGGCAATCAACTCAAAACTAAAATTCTAAAACCATACACAAGTGATCATGTTAGACAATCATCGGAATGCATATAGCTAGACGTTATgtataggttaatatatgtaaagtcgtctctttaaaaaaaaaaaaaattagaggcgctacgtataaattaataaatgacTAAGCTTTCACAAATCTTTTTTCTTATACATACGTAGAATATAGAGCTTCCACAAATCTTTTTCATCATAGATATGTAAAATATACTTTGGGGTGAAATATGTTGTTCCAAACAATTATAGTACTATTcattaattacatatttataaaattgtaCGATGGAAATCTTAATTTCATAATTACTAAGTTATTTGTTCAAATGAACTCTTTGTTTAATGTTCGCTCAAGCGACATATTGAATAAGTGTTGAATAAACTCTCTGCTTAAACTAATTCACTCGAGCAACCTATAAAGTGAAATTTTTGTTTGGCATTTCTTGAGTCACAAACCTAATAAAAAATCACCCAATAGCTTAAGCCTAATTGAAAATCTATTAAAAAGTCATAATAAATTTTTGTTAGATTAGGTCATCAAATCAGTCCGtcacaaaaataaaccaaaGTCCATAAACCCAACATTCGATACATTAACAACTTACGAGGGTATAAGTGACATTTTGTGTTGCTTCTTTTATGTTTtgccttttttaatttttttaatgtttataaatttatttgactttttcatttctttccttttcttggaAAGAAAGGTGAAAGGGTGGGGTGGGTGTGTAATAATACACTCgcacggattttttttttttcagaaaaaataattaaacattaaatgaatatttaagatttaatcatttgaattgagatgaaaatttaaaatattatttattaatattattattagtttaaaattaaaaaaaaaattattaaaatttaaaaaattaaattatttattatattttatattaaaaatataaaaaattataataattaaataatataaaataaattaaattgagttGAAATCCTATCCATACACCACCTTAATACGTTTATGAAATTGGTAGGCGTGGCTTGTCGGCCCGCAGtacccaaaaaaacaaaaaaaaaaaaaaggtttgtcACTTTTTTAACGAGGAGCCCATGCCAGGGGCAGGTCGGCACGTGGGATGGGCACACTCGTGAGGCTGACCATGATTGTGGGTTACTGCCTCTGCCACTTTGACCCAGTGGGTGGGTCCCCTTTTTGGCAAGACCTTTTCTGCTTCCCAGTTCTCACTCACATCGTTCGTGCGTGTACACTTTTGTAATTTGATTACACTCTTCCAGAATATTAtctaatataattttactatatataaaatatattaatctgtatattaatattaatttattcatatctaaaatttaaattaatattatttttaataaaatttatttttttaactaatcacattatattaattcataaattaatatataattatatttataattatatttttcctatcaAATAATATTGATTGAATTTTTCAAAGGGGGGTTCAATTGAGATTTGAAggtatggaattttttttttttgttttattatttttatttttattttattatgatttaaaagtataaaaagAGTGCAGATGTCacacacttttttctttttaaaaaaataaatataaaatctataagataaatattactctttttaaaaagaaaggcGATACATTAGCAATTACATCATTCATAGCTGTATAAATTTCATAACAAATTCTCTTTTTAGGTTTTGCAACGAATCCCGGCTCTGGCGCGCGTGCTCTTCAGTGTCCTGTTTTTCCATTTTAACTTTCCCGCTGCTTTCTCTCAGCAGCTGTGCTAGAGAAGCATAATTTTCTCGGGAAAGTGACCTTCGACCcctccctccacaaatcttctcgcATTTCCTTCATCATCGAGTTCCATGAACTCCCGTGAGCTCGCTCTGGTGTCCACGGCCACTGTATTCGGTGCTTTAGCATCTGCACTTGCTTTCCGCTTCTTCCTCATCCCCAAAAGTCACTTTTCCAGAACCAGTTCCTCACGGAACGGCGTCGTCTCGAATAAAAGCACTTCTCGTAGCCCCTTCGATCCCTCCAAACGCCAAGGGTCAGTATTAATTCCGATTTTTGTTCGCTCGACAATGCTCAGTTCTGTTTCGATAACAGATTGAGCTGATGGAGATTGTTGCGGTTTAAGGTTTCCGTGAATGATTTGCTCTAACTATTCACTgtatgtgtttttctttttttgtgtggaaataattggttttattttgttcCATTGTTTGATTTTGAATGCAGATATCTTTCATGGGATGATTATTTTATGGCAATTGCATTTTTGTCAGCTGAGAGATCCAAAGATCCTAACAGGCAGGTCATACATCAAATATTTTAGATATGCGCTTGTGTATAAGATTGTGCAGTGCTTGGTTTCTATATGGATTAGGATTGTGAAGAAATTGTGTAAGCGTGTGTTGAGTCTCCGTAATCACTTAACACAGTCCGGATCAAAGTAGTATATGCCCGAAGTAGGACTCCAAATGAGATAATCGGGCTGATTTTGATATCATTTGCCCCAATCCGGTGAAATGCTCTAAATACATAACTCCATATGGTGAAGTATTAGTCATAGTTGAACTCCTTGTAATCGTTACTATAAGTCAGCTTGGCATAAAACATGTTGATTTGGAAGTCAACACACTTATACGCAACACCTTCACTGTCTCAAACATAATCTGCAATACTATATCTTCCtaataattattaacaaaaacATTACAAGAGGAGTTCCTCCGATCACTAATTTATTGTCATTTATGTAGTGAAAATCGTGATTTTCATATTGTGTGGTTGTTTTGCTAGTTTACTTGGAGAATCCTAGCCAATTCAAGTTGTATATTTGGTGATGCAGGTTGGTGCATGCTTAGTGAGTGAAAATGGTGTTATTCTCGGTAAGTTCAAATTGGTGGGTTTGACAATTACTGCAAAACAGTGAAAGCCATGTATAGCATGTAGGTGAGAGTTTCGCGCGTTATGTTCTTTGTTCAGGGATTGGCTATAATGGATTTCCGAGAGGCTGTGCCGATGACAAGCTTCCTTGGGCAAAGGTCAGcatcttataataaataaattcctCTTATATTAAGAAAAGGCTAGTAGTAAATCTTCCCTCTTGTGTTCCAGAAATCTAAAACTGGGGATCCTTTAGAGACAAAGTATCCGTAAGTCTTGTGATCTCATGATCTTCGCTCTTCTTTTTGAAACCtgttttattatatacatgtataaaTTCACAATGGATGCTTGATGTCTTCTGCTTCATAATCGTGATCCAACTACCATGTGATCAAATTTCCAAATGCATGGTACTTTGCTAAAATATCACCATCTTATTCCATATCTTATTTTGGAcaaaattctttgaaccctctgCTGTTGTTTACCTTTTAAATTGCTTACCGCAGTTATGTTTGTCATGCTGAAGTCAATGCTATCCTTAATACAAATCACGCTTCTGCTGCTGGGCAGGTTTGTTTCACGCATCCTATCAGAGTTTCTTTTCAATTCTCTGTTGTAAGCATGTTTCACACACGCTTGCTCCAATAAGTCAGTATCCAGAATTTTCTATATTTGAACTCAGAATTAAAGAATGGAAgttgaaaatataaatgattgtCAACGATGTTTTCGGCTATTTTCTTCAAGATCTTGCTACCATTGTGAAAATAGCCATttgagaacttttttttttgagaaaaaatagcCATTTGAGAACTTATGATACACAAGGGCTGTTTTGATCTCCTTATGGTCATTGCAGAGGCTTTACGTGACCATGTTTCCTTGCAACGAATGTGCCAAGTTAATTATTCAGGTCTGGTTTTAAAGTTCCCTTTCAGTGTTATAAATAATGATTATTTAGATTTGGAATGGCCCCCATTAGATTACACTATTATGTCCAAAAGATGTCAAGAATTTGACCATGCCTAAGGGGCTTGCTGGGAGTGCTATGTGTTTACTCTTCTACTTGTCAGGGAACTGAAACAGAGTTTCAACTACATCTTGTTTAGCCATAATGCAGGAATTTCATAACCAGTCACCcccaattttttttactattagcATGAACCCTTCCATTCTTGCACCTGGTTTTTGCCCTTGTACCTTCTTCTGTGAGACACGATGCTGACTACTGGACTAAATCCACTGTAACAATTCACAAGTGATTGCCTTTGATGCGTAACTTTTACTCAACAAAACAGCAATTGTAGTCAGCCTGAAATCTAGACTGGTGAGGCCATAGCGAATTCCGAAACAATACTTTTCTAGAAAACTAATGTCAGATTAGCAACTTAcccaaaaaaaagtttaaaatacaaTTTCAGTGTATCAAGATGATAAGAATTAGGAAAGGGCAGTTTTGAAATTTCCACAAATATTTTGTGACAACCAAATAATGATGGCAGAATCCTGTTTATACTGCATTGTGATATTTTAGATGCAGAAACTTTTATTGCTGGCTGCAGTTTCATTAGACATTTTCAATAGAATTCTAGAATTAGTAATCTTACCAATGTCTTTGGACAGCATGAGTCCGGAATAGTATTTAGCTATCAGTGGCATAGAGGTCTTAGCCTTCTAGATCATAACTTTTTACCAATTATTGAGACTTGTTACCtatctaaaaaaaaagattgagatCTGACCTGGCATATATTGACTTTCTGCAGTTGTTTCCTTCCCTTCTGCTCGTGGCTTTATAGGTAGGTGGTTAATAGATCTAACGCATCTTTCCTGCAGGCAGGTGTCTCTGAAGTTATATATTTTGTGGAGAAGAGGCTAAGTAATACAGACATTGCATATATAGCATCTAACAAACTACTGTCAATGGCCGGTGTAAAAGTAAGCCTTCCACATCTCGTTGTATATTTCTTTCCAAATTCTGAATCTTTCAACTAATTGGAATCAGTCAtataaaaattcacaaacttTGGGCCTGATTTGGCGTAAGAACACCCTCATTATTCTGTTTTATTGATTCCTGCAAAAGTTGGCTTCATGTGGAAAATGTGCCATACGGCTTGGGATATAGTCGTACATTAGCCAGGTCTCTAACATGGGAATCTTTTCCAAATTGCAGGTTAGGAAACACCAACCCCAGATGAATGATATTTTAATCAAGTTTGAGGAGCCCTagttttcagttttcatttagAATATATATCGTCTAACGGGATCATCACTTGTATTTTATTGCACTAGACCCATCGACTAATCTTGTTCTGTGAGTCTGTTTTTGATTGTTACAACTTAGATATTTGCTTGCTCCTTTGTTCAATTTGAGTACAATTATGGAATATAATCACTGAAAGGATTTTTGGCAGTTAACAGTGAGGGCTAATCAGGATACTCACAGGAAACCAGAAAACCTGACTCATATCTCCTCCAGAAATCTTGAAGCATGGTTGTCACTCTGTGGAGAAGTTAGACCCCGGCTTGGGCTTTTAAGCGCCTAGCCCtagcattttaaaaaaataaaataaaatctaattaataTCAATGGTTTTAAACAGCCTAAGTAAGCCCAGCCCACCAGACTCAGCTGGGCCTTCTGGCCCAAGATGAGGTTTGAATCCTACTTGGGTGTAAGGATCTAATGCCTGAATGGAACTTTCATTTAGGGGGAGATGATGTAATCCTCGCCCCAGCACCCTGTTTTCCTCTCTCCCCAGAAAGATTAAAATCAACAATTACAAAACGTACTTTCAAAAAAGTCACAACATTGTAAGAGTCTTCAGTACTATTTCCCGTCCAATACGCCTCAGGGCCTCTAGTTGCCTCCGAAGATCTTTTAAGTCGATAGAAGTAAGTGGTGCTTTAGGAATGAACACTTTTTTAGGCCTGTTTGCGCTTG
This Carya illinoinensis cultivar Pawnee chromosome 11, C.illinoinensisPawnee_v1, whole genome shotgun sequence DNA region includes the following protein-coding sequences:
- the LOC122280779 gene encoding protein indeterminate-domain 16, producing MEEDDQKELQLLPAPYSLPSSSSIMSSWPSDSSSTRSRSTVSDRNSSFHGQALDLQLSISLRPIQPPSDCILSGPSLCACDDVKSETSCVDALKWQAAEQVRLAAIEKAYAERVRELTRREMELAQSEFARARHLWERAREEVERAERMKERATRQIDSTCMEITCQSCRQRFRS
- the LOC122280503 gene encoding deoxycytidylate deaminase isoform X2, translating into MNSRELALVSTATVFGALASALAFRFFLIPKSHFSRTSSSRNGVVSNKSTSRSPFDPSKRQGYLSWDDYFMAIAFLSAERSKDPNRQVGACLVSENGVILGIGYNGFPRGCADDKLPWAKKSKTGDPLETKYPYVCHAEVNAILNTNHASAAGQAGVSEVIYFVEKRLSNTDIAYIASNKLLSMAGVKVRKHQPQMNDILIKFEEP
- the LOC122280503 gene encoding deoxycytidylate deaminase isoform X1; protein product: MNSRELALVSTATVFGALASALAFRFFLIPKSHFSRTSSSRNGVVSNKSTSRSPFDPSKRQGYLSWDDYFMAIAFLSAERSKDPNRQVGACLVSENGVILGIGYNGFPRGCADDKLPWAKKSKTGDPLETKYPYVCHAEVNAILNTNHASAAGQRLYVTMFPCNECAKLIIQAGVSEVIYFVEKRLSNTDIAYIASNKLLSMAGVKVRKHQPQMNDILIKFEEP